CCATTCACGTGCCAGGTCAGATTCGGGCCGGCCAGAATCTTTGGCGGGGGCGGACGCCGGGGCACATCGCTCGTGCGGCGTTCCACTGTATCCGGGCGCAGCATGCGGTAGACGCTGTAAAGACGATCTCGGGCAAAGACGTACCCTTTGCTTCGGAAATGGTTGTGCAGTAGTTCCTTGCCATATCCCTCAATGGTCCCCTTGTCCATTTCCGCGGTCAGAGCATCGAGGATCTCCTGGACTTGTGCCTGTTGTTGTGTGGGCGAGTCAAGGCGGAGGCGGATGCCGAGCTGGTGACGAAGTCTACGGAGAGTGCGATTGGAGACATCGTAGCCCTCGTCGTGGAGAACGGTTACAATCTCTTGATCGGTCAGACCCACGTCGAAAAAAAGGTTTTTGATGCGGGCGTGCAGCGCTGGATTTGAAGAATTGTTTTCCTTGACTTTCTTGACACCCCATAGCTGTAGGCGTTTAGTCAGAGTACGCGCCGAGATCTGAATGTCATGCTGCCTCTTCAGGTGTTTGCAAATGTCGTCACtcttcattttcttttcgtaCAGGCCAATAATTTCCGCTTTGTACGGTTCAATATCGACCCGGGGACGGCCTGACATCTTACTGGGCGGATCAGCTGTGGTCTCCATTTTGGACTCAGATTAAGCAATGTTGATAAGAAGTAGCCGTGGGGAGAGATGTTTGGCGGCTGGGGAAAGGCGGTGTGCGAGACCTAGCAGCAGAAATCGACCGCCTTGATTTTTTTGTGATCGCAGCGCCTCTTTTCAAGGAACAACGTCCTTGCTCTGCTCAGTTATTCTCAATCAAATTTTCAGTTTAAAATCACCCCGGTGAAACTACTGCCACCATGGTCCGTGAACTCAAGCACCACGAGAAGAAGTACGTCCGCGCCTACAGTTCCCGCCGCAGAAATCTCAACCCGGTCCATTTCCAATATCTTCACAAAGCTTTACAATCCCACACAAGACCAATAGCTAATCTAGACCCCCTGTAGACTTCTCCGGAAGGTCGACTTCCACAACTACAAGTCGGACGGCAACCATCGTGAACATGAAATCCGGCAACGATACCTCCTCCAAGACCCAATGGACTACCGCAAATACAACGCGCTCTGCGGTTCTCTGCGCCAGCTCGCACACAAGCTCTCCCAACTGGACCCGGACGCAGACCCCCTGCGCAAGAAGCTCGAATCCGAGCTGCTCGAGAAGCTGTGGCGCATGGGAATCCTGAAGCAGTCCCGCGAGCAGGGCGCCGGTTTGTCCAAGGTCGAGCGCGAAGTTACAGTTTCTGCGCTGtgccgtcgccgattggcTGTCTTCATGGTGCGCTCTGGCATGGTTGAGACAATTAAGGCTGTAAGTTGCTAGGTGGAAACTTGGCTCGAGGTTGGATGCATGGAATCGAAtgctaattttttttggtggcTAGGCTACTACTTTCATTGAGCAGGGTCATGTCCGT
The nucleotide sequence above comes from Penicillium digitatum chromosome 1, complete sequence. Encoded proteins:
- a CDS encoding U3 small nucleolar ribonucleoprotein IMP3, producing MVRELKHHEKKLLRKVDFHNYKSDGNHREHEIRQRYLLQDPMDYRKYNALCGSLRQLAHKLSQLDPDADPLRKKLESELLEKLWRMGILKQSREQGAGLSKVEREVTVSALCRRRLAVFMVRSGMVETIKAATTFIEQGHVRVGTEVVNDPAFLVTRNMEDFVTWVDSSKIKRNILRYREKLDDFDLL